From a single Brassica rapa cultivar Chiifu-401-42 chromosome A01, CAAS_Brap_v3.01, whole genome shotgun sequence genomic region:
- the LOC103853354 gene encoding probable polyamine oxidase 5 translates to MAKKPRIVIIGAGMAGLTAANKLYTASNNSFDLSVVEGGSRIGGRINTSEFSSEKIEMGATWIHGIGGSPIYKIAEETGSLVSEEPWECMDSTVDKARTFAEGGFEIEPPIVEPVSGLFNALMELAQGKDIENDDGGDLGEIYEIATRFYSSVNGLNGSSVGSFLRSGFEAYWASVSKGGNGVKEYGTWSRRSLEEAIFTMFSNTQRTYTSADDLYTLDYAAESEYQMFPGEEITIAKGYLSVIHHLASVLPQGVVELNRRVTKIEWESNEEDPVKLHFSDGSVVFADHVIVTVSLGVLKAGIESDGGLFSPPLPEFKSDAIKRLGYGVVNKLFVEVSQRRFPSLQLVFEKEDSEYRFVKIPWWMRRTATMAPIHSNSKVLLSWFAGKEALELEKLPDEEIIDGVLTTVSCLTGKKVKKDNGKAPKTLANGSLREDDGEEVVKITKVLTSKWGGDPLFRGSYSYVAVGSSGDDLDAMAEPLPQINKKSGQVNGHGQAKVRELQVMFAGEATHRTHYSTTHGAYYSGLREANRLLKHYKCDF, encoded by the coding sequence ATGGCGAAGAAACCGAGAATCGTGATCATCGGAGCCGGAATGGCCGGCCTCACGGCGGCGAACAAGCTCTACACTGCCTCCAACAACTCCTTCGACCTCTCCGTCGTCGAAGGCGGGTCCAGAATCGGCGGGAGGATCAACACCTCCGAGTTCTCCTCCGAGAAGATCGAGATGGGCGCCACGTGGATCCACGGCATCGGCGGCAGCCCTATCTACAAAATCGCCGAGGAGACTGGGTCCCTCGTCTCCGAGGAGCCGTGGGAGTGTATGGACTCCACCGTCGATAAAGCTAGGACCTTTGCGGAGGGAGGGTTCGAGATTGAGCCTCCTATCGTCGAACCCGTCTCGGGACTGTTCAATGCTCTCATGGAGTTAGCTCAGGGGAAAGACATCGAGAACGACGACGGAGGAGATTTGGGTGAAATTTACGAAATTGCCACTAGGTTTTATTCTTCCGTTAATGGGCTTAACGGTAGCAGTGTTGGGTCTTTCTTGAGATCTGGGTTTGAAGCTTACTGGGCTTCAGTTAGTAAAGGAGGGAATGGGGTGAAAGAGTATGGAACGTGGAGCAGGAGGTCGCTTGAAGAAGCTATCTTTACTATGTTTAGTAACACGCAGAGGACTTACACGTCAGCTGATGATCTCTACACGCTTGACTACGCGGCGGAGAGCGAGTACCAGATGTTTCCAGGAGAGGAGATCACTATAGCTAAAGGCTATTTGAGTGTTATACATCACTTGGCCTCTGTTCTTCCTCAAGGTGTTGTTGAACTGAACCGGAGGGTGACGAAGATCGAGTGGGAGAGTAATGAAGAGGATCCTGTGAAGCTGCATTTCTCAGATGGGTCCGTTGTGTTTGCGGATCATGTTATTGTTACTGTCTCTTTAGGTGTGCTTAAAGCAGGGATTGAGAGTGATGGTGGGTTGTTTAGTCCTCCTCTGCCTGAGTTCAAGTCAGACGCTATCAAAAGGCTAGGGTATGGTGTTGTGAACAAGCTTTTCGTGGAGGTGTCTCAGAGAAGGTTCCCGTCTCTGCAGCTTGTGTTTGAGAAGGAGGATTCTGAGTATAGGTTTGTGAAAATCCCGTGGTGGATGAGGAGAACCGCGACCATGGCTCCAATACACAGCAATTCGAAGGTCTTGCTTTCTTGGTTTGCAGGCAAAGAAGCTCTCGAGCTTGAGAAGCTACCGGATGAGGAGATCATTGACGGTGTCTTGACCACTGTCTCTTGCTTGACAGGCAAGAAAGTGAAGAAAGACAATGGAAAAGCTCCAAAGACTTTGGCCAATGGCTCTTTGCGTGAGGATGATGGTGAGGAAGTGGTGAAAATCACAAAGGTCTTGACGAGCAAATGGGGAGGTGATCCGCTTTTCAGGGGTTCGTATTCGTATGTAGCGGTCGGGTCAAGCGGGGATGACTTAGACGCCATGGCGGAGCCATTGCCGCAGATTAACAAGAAGAGTGGTCAAGTCAATGGACATGGTCAAGCTAAGGTTCGTGAGCTTCAAGTCATGTTTGCAGGGGAAGCAACACATAGAACCCATTATTCCACAACTCATGGTGCTTACTATAGTGGTTTAAGGGAAGCCAATAGGCTTCTCAAGCATTACAAATGTGATTTTTGA